A region of Drosophila suzukii chromosome 2L, CBGP_Dsuzu_IsoJpt1.0, whole genome shotgun sequence DNA encodes the following proteins:
- the wwk gene encoding anoctamin-8 isoform X6 gives MSQSFKSLMHGRDGEGDGASLSERQSSEDVPDSTATTTTTATTTAGDAGGGGGGAPRDGGEDDFTDDNNFESNLRRRKGKIISCAKETIENASRQLRRKVPYAGHLMTPRRLWLNKIPTQCDVVIEFPEDAPDEALRWLLARIRSQPPAGLGLLVQVKAHESTRRNAFYVSAPVNVLFRAAEEARLPKRLRPDLGGALREFTTRESHCFQQLRGDVGSTALFTSQERQWLVLQVLQGLRAGCSDIDALHGRAAVAEGQSIVAAWQESGLITQVFPLHEPNSLTQLQTHWVKQIFAPQPLDDIAAYFGVKVALYFAWLGHYTCALGVPAVFGTILYFILWGKGQTAQDMGHVLFSLFNVAWASLYLEAWKRYSVELAFRWGTLSTPPELLEPPRPLYKGPLEENNVTGRLEPKEAPAWQRRAFRYLVSFPIIGCCLCVVFAVMFLMLRFQDWWDSKLPEDSVLCCLSVIPKVLLAGAITLMDEAYFKLAVWLNDRENYRLQSKYENHLIAKVALFQFVNSFLSLFYIAFYLRDEEKLKEQLAGLLISRQIIGNLRESALPYFVEQWKLAKLSFNMWGALSPTQNVTRSLAEELATAEAELKAEATGTPTKTHQPESSSKRNIGQAEIESSLYKYDGTFSDHLEMLVQMGYVVLFSAAFPLAGVCALINNLMEIRSDAFKLAHVHQRPFGQRVANIGTWQNALSILSLAAVIVNCALIGLSGQVSRLWPGLTTAQTIILIVTLEHIMLGLRQALTWLLPELPSWLAAEIARAEHCRREMQCKGTSPRPTPPTPQSTTSTQPEQEGPGGLQMESGANTTRDQSMESQVAEDMLLYGQEFAGYGRNIEADVNIYENRDSSPDSPPSQTSTILIRPLHESTPPHGGASLSSLHQDGNGGASASTLALNSALYAARMQSMHIQEIPPFRKKSTDSAEHTGSSASSSPQRTTMRQLSAQRDPQQTIPEIPPFKTRKISAESAMHLNMSDKLHIKLHAPEWMSRLKVNDNANLHRSIDCISKELGKTADTADILKPAPSWCNVAMRSGAPGNNLATPPASQHQQQIVASSSSSSGGGGSVFSPSGAGPAVVSGVGISNSQSRPSVGALSNSSSSSSHKQQLKQQAKEEKQQAKEEKQQAKEEKKREKEEEKEREKEREKEREKEKKEEKNKEAQGAAASTSTATTDDEAKAAELAAKKSRLKQKLVKSARSVAIFSLKLKERRQREAEKAATIAVEHAKALAKLPMPQPVGGELSLIPIEHLIQIEDIIPAMKAASSSAAPTSSSQAGPSTYHHQQQQQHYHPPSNAHPHTDN, from the exons CTTCCCGCCAATTACGCCGCAAAGTGCCCTATGCCGGCCATTTGATGACGCCTCGTCGCCTCTGGCTCAATAAAATTCCCACACAATGTGACGTGGTTATTGAATTTCCCGAAGATGCACCAGACGAGGCGCTCCGCTGGCTCCTGGCCCGCATCCGATCCCAACCACCGGCTGGTCTGGGCCTCCTGGTCCAGGTCAAGGCCCACGAGAGCACGCGAAGGAATGCCTTCTATGTCAGTGCTCCGGTTAATGT GCTTTTTAGAGCCGCCGAGGAAGCCCGCCTGCCTAAGCGTTTACGACCGGATTTGGGCGGTGCTCTAAGGGAGTTTACCACCCGCGAGAGTCATTGCTTTCAGCAGTTGCGCGGCGATGTGGGTAGCACGGCACTATTCACCTCCCAGGAGCGTCAGTGGCTGGTCCTCCAGGTGTTACAAGGACTACGAGCCGGCTGCAGCGACATCGATGCCCTACATGGACGGGCGGCCGTCGCCGAGGGTCAGAGCATCGTGGCCGCCTGGCAGGAGTCCGGCCTCATCACACAGGTCTTCCCGCTGCACGAGCCCAACTCGCTGACCCAGCTCCAGACGCACTGGGTCAAACAGATATTCGCACCGCAACCATTGG ATGACATTGCTGCCTATTTCGGCGTAAAGGTTGCTTTGTACTTTGCCTGGCTGGGCCATTACACCTGCGCTCTGGGCGTTCCTGCTGTTTTTGGCACTATTCTCTACTTCATACTGTGGGGCAAGGGCCAAACGGCCCAGGATATGGGACACGTGCTGTTCTCCCTGTTCAATGTGGCCTGGGCTTCACTGTATCTAGAAGCCTGGAAGCGTTATTCCGTAGAGTTGGCCTTTCGGTGGGGCACTTTATCAACGCCACCGGAGCTGCTGGAACCACCGAGACCCTTGTATAAG GGTCCTTTGGAGGAGAACAATGTGACGGGTCGCTTGGAGCCCAAGGAGGCGCCTGCTTGGCAGCGACGGGCGTTTCGCTATCTGGTCAGCTTTCCCATTATCGGATGTTGCCTGTGCGTGGTCTTTGCCGTGATGTTCCTCATGTTGCGTTTTCAG GACTGGTGGGACTCCAAGTTGCCCGAGGATAGTGTCTTATGCTGTCTGAGTGTCATACCAAAAGTCCTGCTGGCAGGAGCCATTACCTTGATGGACGAGGCCTACTTTAAGTTGGCCGTATGGCTTAATGACCGGG AAAACTATCGTCTGCAGTCGAAATATGAGAACCATCTAATAGCCAAGGTGGCTCTTTTCCAGTTTGTGAACTCCTTCTTATCCCTCTTCTATATCGCGTTTTATTTGAGGGATGAGGAGAAGCTCAAAGAG CAACTGGCTGGTCTACTCATCTCCCGCCAAATCATAGGAAATCTTCGCGAATCTGCTCTCCCCTACTTTGTTGAGCAATGGAAACTAGCCAAGTTGAGCTTCAATATGTGGGGTGCTCTTAGCCCTACCCAAAATGTGACCCGCAGCCTGGCCGAAGAGCTGGCCACCGCAGAAGCGGAACTAAAAGCAGAGGCCACTGGCACTCCCACCAAAACCCATCAGCCGGAGTCATCGAGTAAAAGGAATATTGGTCAGGCCGAAATTGAGAGCTCGTTGTACAAG TATGATGGCACTTTTTCGGACCATTTGGAGATGCTCGTTCAAATGGGCTATGTGGTGCTCTTCTCGGCCGCATTTCCCTTAGCTGGAGTGTGTGCTCTGATAAATAACCTGATGGAGATTCGCTCGGATGCCTTCAAGCTGGCCCATGTTCATCAGCGTCCATTTGGGCAGCGTGTGGCCAACATTGGCACCTGGCAAAATGCCCTGAGCATCCTGTCGCTCGCCGCCGTCATCGTGAATTGCGCCTTGATTGGCCTCTCTGGACAGGTGTCAAGACTTTGGCCCGGACTGACCACCGCACAGACAATCATTCTGATTGTCACTCTGGAG CACATAATGTTGGGTCTGCGCCAGGCACTCACTTGGCTCCTGCCGGAGTTGCCCTCGTGGCTGGCGGCGGAAATCGCACGCGCCGAGCATTGTCGTCGGGAAATGCAGTGCAAGGGCACCTCGCCACGCCCCACACCACCTACCCCACAGTCGACCACGTCCACGCAGCCGGAACAGGAGGGTCCCGGCGGATTGCAAATGGAGAGCGGGGCGAACACCACCCGAGATCAGTCCATGGAGAGTCAGGTGGCCGAGGATATGTTGCTCTATGGACAGGAGTTCGCTGGCTATGGGCGTAATATCGAGGCGGATGTTAATATTTATGAGAACCGTGATTCGTCACCCGACTCGCCGCCCTCACAG ACCAGCACCATACTGATTAGACCGCTGCATGAGTCAACACCGCCGCATGGAGGAGCCTCCCTGTCCAGTCTGCATCAGGACGGTAATGGCGG AGCTTCCGCCAGCACGCTAGCGCTGAACTCGGCCTTATATGCAGCGCGCATGCAATCCATGCATATTCAAGAAATACCGCCATTCCGAAAGAAATCTACCGACTCGGCCGAACACACCGGCAGCAGTGCCAGCAGCAGTCCCCAGCGAACCACGATGCGACAACTGTCGGCGCAAAGGGATCCGCAGCAGACGATCCCCGAGATACCACCGTTCAAGACACGAAAGATATCTGCGGAGAGTGCCATGCATCTGAATATGAGC GACAAGCTACACATAAAACTTCATGCACCAGAATGGATGTCACGTTTAAAAGTCAACGACAATGCAAATCTGCATAGAAGCATAGATTGTATTTCAAAG GAACTCGGAAAGACGGCAGATACAGCGGATATTTTAAAGCCAGCCCCATCCTGGTGCAATGTGGCCATGAGGTCCGGAGCACCTGGCAACAATTTGGCCACCCCACCAGCCTcccagcaccagcagcaaataGTAGcctcctcatcctcatcctctgGCGGGGGCGGCAGCGTCTTTAGTCCCAGTGGCGCTGGACCAGCCGTAGTATCCGGTGTTGGGATCAGTAATTCCCAGTCAAGACCCAGTGTGGGTGCACTATCGAACTCCTCATCCAGTTCATCCCACAAGCAGCAACTGAAGCAGCAGGCCAAGGAGGAAAAGCAGCAGGCGAAGGAGGAAAAGCAGCAGGCCAAGGAGGAGAAGAAGCGAGAAAAGGAAGAGGAGAAAGAAAGGGAGAAAGAAAGGGAAAAAGAAagagaaaaggaaaaaaaggaagaaaagAATAAGGAAGCACAGGGGGCAGCAGCATCCACCTCTACAGCCACAACTGATGACGAGGCTAAGG CCGCTGAATTGGCCGCCAAGAAATCCCGTCTTAAGCAAAAACTGGTGAAGAGTGCGAGGTCCGTGGCCATTTTCTCACTCAAACTGAAGGAGCGAAGGCAGCGGGAGGCGGAGAAGGCAGCCACCATAGCAGTGGAGCATGCCAAG GCTCTGGCCAAGCTGCCGATGCCGCAGCCCGTGGGCGGCGAACTGTCCCTAATACCCATCGAACACCTTATTCAAATTGAGGATATCATACCTGCGATGAAGGCTGCGAGCTCATCGGCAGCACCCACATCGTCCAGTCAAGCCGGCCCATCGACGTATCAccatcagcagcaacagcagcactACCATCCACCTTCAAATGCACATCCGCACACGGATAACTAG
- the wwk gene encoding anoctamin-10 isoform X10: protein MSQSFKSLMHGRDGEGDGASLSERQSSEDVPDSTATTTTTATTTAGDAGGGGGGAPRDGGEDDFTDDNNFESNLRRRKGKIISCAKETIENASRQLRRKVPYAGHLMTPRRLWLNKIPTQCDVVIEFPEDAPDEALRWLLARIRSQPPAGLGLLVQVKAHESTRRNAFYVSAPVNVLFRAAEEARLPKRLRPDLGGALREFTTRESHCFQQLRGDVGSTALFTSQERQWLVLQVLQGLRAGCSDIDALHGRAAVAEGQSIVAAWQESGLITQVFPLHEPNSLTQLQTHWVKQIFAPQPLDDIAAYFGVKVALYFAWLGHYTCALGVPAVFGTILYFILWGKGQTAQDMGHVLFSLFNVAWASLYLEAWKRYSVELAFRWGTLSTPPELLEPPRPLYKGPLEENNVTGRLEPKEAPAWQRRAFRYLVSFPIIGCCLCVVFAVMFLMLRFQDWLDHHNIPDKGIAQCMYNLHKDWWDSKLPEDSVLCCLSVIPKVLLAGAITLMDEAYFKLAVWLNDRENYRLQSKYENHLIAKVALFQFVNSFLSLFYIAFYLRDEEKLKEQLAGLLISRQIIGNLRESALPYFVEQWKLAKLSFNMWGALSPTQNVTRSLAEELATAEAELKAEATGTPTKTHQPESSSKRNIGQAEIESSLYKYDGTFSDHLEMLVQMGYVVLFSAAFPLAGVCALINNLMEIRSDAFKLAHVHQRPFGQRVANIGTWQNALSILSLAAVIVNCALIGLSGQVSRLWPGLTTAQTIILIVTLEHIMLGLRQALTWLLPELPSWLAAEIARAEHCRREMQCKGTSPRPTPPTPQSTTSTQPEQEGPGGLQMESGANTTRDQSMESQVAEDMLLYGQEFAGYGRNIEADVNIYENRDSSPDSPPSQTSTILIRPLHESTPPHGGASLSSLHQDGNGGNSERRQIQRIF from the exons CTTCCCGCCAATTACGCCGCAAAGTGCCCTATGCCGGCCATTTGATGACGCCTCGTCGCCTCTGGCTCAATAAAATTCCCACACAATGTGACGTGGTTATTGAATTTCCCGAAGATGCACCAGACGAGGCGCTCCGCTGGCTCCTGGCCCGCATCCGATCCCAACCACCGGCTGGTCTGGGCCTCCTGGTCCAGGTCAAGGCCCACGAGAGCACGCGAAGGAATGCCTTCTATGTCAGTGCTCCGGTTAATGT GCTTTTTAGAGCCGCCGAGGAAGCCCGCCTGCCTAAGCGTTTACGACCGGATTTGGGCGGTGCTCTAAGGGAGTTTACCACCCGCGAGAGTCATTGCTTTCAGCAGTTGCGCGGCGATGTGGGTAGCACGGCACTATTCACCTCCCAGGAGCGTCAGTGGCTGGTCCTCCAGGTGTTACAAGGACTACGAGCCGGCTGCAGCGACATCGATGCCCTACATGGACGGGCGGCCGTCGCCGAGGGTCAGAGCATCGTGGCCGCCTGGCAGGAGTCCGGCCTCATCACACAGGTCTTCCCGCTGCACGAGCCCAACTCGCTGACCCAGCTCCAGACGCACTGGGTCAAACAGATATTCGCACCGCAACCATTGG ATGACATTGCTGCCTATTTCGGCGTAAAGGTTGCTTTGTACTTTGCCTGGCTGGGCCATTACACCTGCGCTCTGGGCGTTCCTGCTGTTTTTGGCACTATTCTCTACTTCATACTGTGGGGCAAGGGCCAAACGGCCCAGGATATGGGACACGTGCTGTTCTCCCTGTTCAATGTGGCCTGGGCTTCACTGTATCTAGAAGCCTGGAAGCGTTATTCCGTAGAGTTGGCCTTTCGGTGGGGCACTTTATCAACGCCACCGGAGCTGCTGGAACCACCGAGACCCTTGTATAAG GGTCCTTTGGAGGAGAACAATGTGACGGGTCGCTTGGAGCCCAAGGAGGCGCCTGCTTGGCAGCGACGGGCGTTTCGCTATCTGGTCAGCTTTCCCATTATCGGATGTTGCCTGTGCGTGGTCTTTGCCGTGATGTTCCTCATGTTGCGTTTTCAG GATTGGCTGGATCACCATAACATACCAGATAAAGGAATTGCTCAATGCATGTATAATTTGCACAAG GACTGGTGGGACTCCAAGTTGCCCGAGGATAGTGTCTTATGCTGTCTGAGTGTCATACCAAAAGTCCTGCTGGCAGGAGCCATTACCTTGATGGACGAGGCCTACTTTAAGTTGGCCGTATGGCTTAATGACCGGG AAAACTATCGTCTGCAGTCGAAATATGAGAACCATCTAATAGCCAAGGTGGCTCTTTTCCAGTTTGTGAACTCCTTCTTATCCCTCTTCTATATCGCGTTTTATTTGAGGGATGAGGAGAAGCTCAAAGAG CAACTGGCTGGTCTACTCATCTCCCGCCAAATCATAGGAAATCTTCGCGAATCTGCTCTCCCCTACTTTGTTGAGCAATGGAAACTAGCCAAGTTGAGCTTCAATATGTGGGGTGCTCTTAGCCCTACCCAAAATGTGACCCGCAGCCTGGCCGAAGAGCTGGCCACCGCAGAAGCGGAACTAAAAGCAGAGGCCACTGGCACTCCCACCAAAACCCATCAGCCGGAGTCATCGAGTAAAAGGAATATTGGTCAGGCCGAAATTGAGAGCTCGTTGTACAAG TATGATGGCACTTTTTCGGACCATTTGGAGATGCTCGTTCAAATGGGCTATGTGGTGCTCTTCTCGGCCGCATTTCCCTTAGCTGGAGTGTGTGCTCTGATAAATAACCTGATGGAGATTCGCTCGGATGCCTTCAAGCTGGCCCATGTTCATCAGCGTCCATTTGGGCAGCGTGTGGCCAACATTGGCACCTGGCAAAATGCCCTGAGCATCCTGTCGCTCGCCGCCGTCATCGTGAATTGCGCCTTGATTGGCCTCTCTGGACAGGTGTCAAGACTTTGGCCCGGACTGACCACCGCACAGACAATCATTCTGATTGTCACTCTGGAG CACATAATGTTGGGTCTGCGCCAGGCACTCACTTGGCTCCTGCCGGAGTTGCCCTCGTGGCTGGCGGCGGAAATCGCACGCGCCGAGCATTGTCGTCGGGAAATGCAGTGCAAGGGCACCTCGCCACGCCCCACACCACCTACCCCACAGTCGACCACGTCCACGCAGCCGGAACAGGAGGGTCCCGGCGGATTGCAAATGGAGAGCGGGGCGAACACCACCCGAGATCAGTCCATGGAGAGTCAGGTGGCCGAGGATATGTTGCTCTATGGACAGGAGTTCGCTGGCTATGGGCGTAATATCGAGGCGGATGTTAATATTTATGAGAACCGTGATTCGTCACCCGACTCGCCGCCCTCACAG ACCAGCACCATACTGATTAGACCGCTGCATGAGTCAACACCGCCGCATGGAGGAGCCTCCCTGTCCAGTCTGCATCAGGACGGTAATGGCGG GAACTCGGAAAGACGGCAGATACAGCGGATATTTTAA
- the wwk gene encoding anoctamin-8 isoform X8, whose amino-acid sequence MSQSFKSLMHGRDGEGDGASLSERQSSEDVPDSTATTTTTATTTAGDAGGGGGGAPRDGGEDDFTDDNNFESNLRRRKGKIISCAKETIENASRQLRRKVPYAGHLMTPRRLWLNKIPTQCDVVIEFPEDAPDEALRWLLARIRSQPPAGLGLLVQVKAHESTRRNAFYVSAPVNVLFRAAEEARLPKRLRPDLGGALREFTTRESHCFQQLRGDVGSTALFTSQERQWLVLQVLQGLRAGCSDIDALHGRAAVAEGQSIVAAWQESGLITQVFPLHEPNSLTQLQTHWVKQIFAPQPLDDIAAYFGVKVALYFAWLGHYTCALGVPAVFGTILYFILWGKGQTAQDMGHVLFSLFNVAWASLYLEAWKRYSVELAFRWGTLSTPPELLEPPRPLYKGPLEENNVTGRLEPKEAPAWQRRAFRYLVSFPIIGCCLCVVFAVMFLMLRFQDWWDSKLPEDSVLCCLSVIPKVLLAGAITLMDEAYFKLAVWLNDRENYRLQSKYENHLIAKVALFQFVNSFLSLFYIAFYLRDEEKLKEQLAGLLISRQIIGNLRESALPYFVEQWKLAKLSFNMWGALSPTQNVTRSLAEELATAEAELKAEATGTPTKTHQPESSSKRNIGQAEIESSLYKYDGTFSDHLEMLVQMGYVVLFSAAFPLAGVCALINNLMEIRSDAFKLAHVHQRPFGQRVANIGTWQNALSILSLAAVIVNCALIGLSGQVSRLWPGLTTAQTIILIVTLEHIMLGLRQALTWLLPELPSWLAAEIARAEHCRREMQCKGTSPRPTPPTPQSTTSTQPEQEGPGGLQMESGANTTRDQSMESQVAEDMLLYGQEFAGYGRNIEADVNIYENRDSSPDSPPSQTSTILIRPLHESTPPHGGASLSSLHQDGNGGASASTLALNSALYAARMQSMHIQEIPPFRKKSTDSAEHTGSSASSSPQRTTMRQLSAQRDPQQTIPEIPPFKTRKISAESAMHLNMSELGKTADTADILKPAPSWCNVAMRSGAPGNNLATPPASQHQQQIVASSSSSSGGGGSVFSPSGAGPAVVSGVGISNSQSRPSVGALSNSSSSSSHKQQLKQQAKEEKQQAKEEKQQAKEEKKREKEEEKEREKEREKEREKEKKEEKNKEAQGAAASTSTATTDDEAKAAELAAKKSRLKQKLVKSARSVAIFSLKLKERRQREAEKAATIAVEHAKALAKLPMPQPVGGELSLIPIEHLIQIEDIIPAMKAASSSAAPTSSSQAGPSTYHHQQQQQHYHPPSNAHPHTDN is encoded by the exons CTTCCCGCCAATTACGCCGCAAAGTGCCCTATGCCGGCCATTTGATGACGCCTCGTCGCCTCTGGCTCAATAAAATTCCCACACAATGTGACGTGGTTATTGAATTTCCCGAAGATGCACCAGACGAGGCGCTCCGCTGGCTCCTGGCCCGCATCCGATCCCAACCACCGGCTGGTCTGGGCCTCCTGGTCCAGGTCAAGGCCCACGAGAGCACGCGAAGGAATGCCTTCTATGTCAGTGCTCCGGTTAATGT GCTTTTTAGAGCCGCCGAGGAAGCCCGCCTGCCTAAGCGTTTACGACCGGATTTGGGCGGTGCTCTAAGGGAGTTTACCACCCGCGAGAGTCATTGCTTTCAGCAGTTGCGCGGCGATGTGGGTAGCACGGCACTATTCACCTCCCAGGAGCGTCAGTGGCTGGTCCTCCAGGTGTTACAAGGACTACGAGCCGGCTGCAGCGACATCGATGCCCTACATGGACGGGCGGCCGTCGCCGAGGGTCAGAGCATCGTGGCCGCCTGGCAGGAGTCCGGCCTCATCACACAGGTCTTCCCGCTGCACGAGCCCAACTCGCTGACCCAGCTCCAGACGCACTGGGTCAAACAGATATTCGCACCGCAACCATTGG ATGACATTGCTGCCTATTTCGGCGTAAAGGTTGCTTTGTACTTTGCCTGGCTGGGCCATTACACCTGCGCTCTGGGCGTTCCTGCTGTTTTTGGCACTATTCTCTACTTCATACTGTGGGGCAAGGGCCAAACGGCCCAGGATATGGGACACGTGCTGTTCTCCCTGTTCAATGTGGCCTGGGCTTCACTGTATCTAGAAGCCTGGAAGCGTTATTCCGTAGAGTTGGCCTTTCGGTGGGGCACTTTATCAACGCCACCGGAGCTGCTGGAACCACCGAGACCCTTGTATAAG GGTCCTTTGGAGGAGAACAATGTGACGGGTCGCTTGGAGCCCAAGGAGGCGCCTGCTTGGCAGCGACGGGCGTTTCGCTATCTGGTCAGCTTTCCCATTATCGGATGTTGCCTGTGCGTGGTCTTTGCCGTGATGTTCCTCATGTTGCGTTTTCAG GACTGGTGGGACTCCAAGTTGCCCGAGGATAGTGTCTTATGCTGTCTGAGTGTCATACCAAAAGTCCTGCTGGCAGGAGCCATTACCTTGATGGACGAGGCCTACTTTAAGTTGGCCGTATGGCTTAATGACCGGG AAAACTATCGTCTGCAGTCGAAATATGAGAACCATCTAATAGCCAAGGTGGCTCTTTTCCAGTTTGTGAACTCCTTCTTATCCCTCTTCTATATCGCGTTTTATTTGAGGGATGAGGAGAAGCTCAAAGAG CAACTGGCTGGTCTACTCATCTCCCGCCAAATCATAGGAAATCTTCGCGAATCTGCTCTCCCCTACTTTGTTGAGCAATGGAAACTAGCCAAGTTGAGCTTCAATATGTGGGGTGCTCTTAGCCCTACCCAAAATGTGACCCGCAGCCTGGCCGAAGAGCTGGCCACCGCAGAAGCGGAACTAAAAGCAGAGGCCACTGGCACTCCCACCAAAACCCATCAGCCGGAGTCATCGAGTAAAAGGAATATTGGTCAGGCCGAAATTGAGAGCTCGTTGTACAAG TATGATGGCACTTTTTCGGACCATTTGGAGATGCTCGTTCAAATGGGCTATGTGGTGCTCTTCTCGGCCGCATTTCCCTTAGCTGGAGTGTGTGCTCTGATAAATAACCTGATGGAGATTCGCTCGGATGCCTTCAAGCTGGCCCATGTTCATCAGCGTCCATTTGGGCAGCGTGTGGCCAACATTGGCACCTGGCAAAATGCCCTGAGCATCCTGTCGCTCGCCGCCGTCATCGTGAATTGCGCCTTGATTGGCCTCTCTGGACAGGTGTCAAGACTTTGGCCCGGACTGACCACCGCACAGACAATCATTCTGATTGTCACTCTGGAG CACATAATGTTGGGTCTGCGCCAGGCACTCACTTGGCTCCTGCCGGAGTTGCCCTCGTGGCTGGCGGCGGAAATCGCACGCGCCGAGCATTGTCGTCGGGAAATGCAGTGCAAGGGCACCTCGCCACGCCCCACACCACCTACCCCACAGTCGACCACGTCCACGCAGCCGGAACAGGAGGGTCCCGGCGGATTGCAAATGGAGAGCGGGGCGAACACCACCCGAGATCAGTCCATGGAGAGTCAGGTGGCCGAGGATATGTTGCTCTATGGACAGGAGTTCGCTGGCTATGGGCGTAATATCGAGGCGGATGTTAATATTTATGAGAACCGTGATTCGTCACCCGACTCGCCGCCCTCACAG ACCAGCACCATACTGATTAGACCGCTGCATGAGTCAACACCGCCGCATGGAGGAGCCTCCCTGTCCAGTCTGCATCAGGACGGTAATGGCGG AGCTTCCGCCAGCACGCTAGCGCTGAACTCGGCCTTATATGCAGCGCGCATGCAATCCATGCATATTCAAGAAATACCGCCATTCCGAAAGAAATCTACCGACTCGGCCGAACACACCGGCAGCAGTGCCAGCAGCAGTCCCCAGCGAACCACGATGCGACAACTGTCGGCGCAAAGGGATCCGCAGCAGACGATCCCCGAGATACCACCGTTCAAGACACGAAAGATATCTGCGGAGAGTGCCATGCATCTGAATATGAGC GAACTCGGAAAGACGGCAGATACAGCGGATATTTTAAAGCCAGCCCCATCCTGGTGCAATGTGGCCATGAGGTCCGGAGCACCTGGCAACAATTTGGCCACCCCACCAGCCTcccagcaccagcagcaaataGTAGcctcctcatcctcatcctctgGCGGGGGCGGCAGCGTCTTTAGTCCCAGTGGCGCTGGACCAGCCGTAGTATCCGGTGTTGGGATCAGTAATTCCCAGTCAAGACCCAGTGTGGGTGCACTATCGAACTCCTCATCCAGTTCATCCCACAAGCAGCAACTGAAGCAGCAGGCCAAGGAGGAAAAGCAGCAGGCGAAGGAGGAAAAGCAGCAGGCCAAGGAGGAGAAGAAGCGAGAAAAGGAAGAGGAGAAAGAAAGGGAGAAAGAAAGGGAAAAAGAAagagaaaaggaaaaaaaggaagaaaagAATAAGGAAGCACAGGGGGCAGCAGCATCCACCTCTACAGCCACAACTGATGACGAGGCTAAGG CCGCTGAATTGGCCGCCAAGAAATCCCGTCTTAAGCAAAAACTGGTGAAGAGTGCGAGGTCCGTGGCCATTTTCTCACTCAAACTGAAGGAGCGAAGGCAGCGGGAGGCGGAGAAGGCAGCCACCATAGCAGTGGAGCATGCCAAG GCTCTGGCCAAGCTGCCGATGCCGCAGCCCGTGGGCGGCGAACTGTCCCTAATACCCATCGAACACCTTATTCAAATTGAGGATATCATACCTGCGATGAAGGCTGCGAGCTCATCGGCAGCACCCACATCGTCCAGTCAAGCCGGCCCATCGACGTATCAccatcagcagcaacagcagcactACCATCCACCTTCAAATGCACATCCGCACACGGATAACTAG